In Paracoccus sp. TOH, a single window of DNA contains:
- a CDS encoding methyltransferase, translating to MTELREDGFLGGRLRIAQPAQGYRAGADAVMLAAACPAQAGESVLELGCGAGVALLCLGARVPGLRLFGLELQEDYAALARRSAAANGVAAEILQGDLARPPAALRALSFDHVIANPPYFTAGTVAPDAGRGRARHEDTPLETWIAAGLRRLRTGGRLTLIQRAERLGAILSALSTAAGAITILPVAAREGREAGRIILSARKGARAPLRLLSPFVMHANPSHSGDGEDLTEAAQAVLREGAALSPAGPDFR from the coding sequence ATGACTGAGCTGCGCGAGGACGGCTTCCTTGGCGGGCGGCTGCGCATCGCCCAGCCGGCGCAGGGCTATCGCGCCGGGGCGGATGCGGTGATGCTGGCCGCAGCCTGCCCGGCGCAAGCCGGCGAAAGCGTGCTGGAACTGGGCTGCGGCGCCGGGGTGGCGCTGCTGTGCCTTGGCGCGCGGGTGCCGGGCCTGCGGCTGTTCGGGCTGGAACTGCAAGAGGATTACGCCGCGCTGGCCCGGCGCAGCGCCGCGGCGAACGGCGTCGCGGCCGAGATCCTCCAGGGCGACCTGGCCCGGCCGCCGGCCGCGCTGCGCGCCCTGAGCTTCGACCATGTCATCGCCAATCCGCCCTATTTCACCGCCGGCACCGTGGCCCCCGATGCCGGGCGCGGCCGGGCCCGGCACGAGGATACGCCGCTGGAGACCTGGATCGCCGCAGGGCTGCGCCGGCTGCGGACCGGCGGCCGGCTGACGCTGATCCAGCGTGCCGAGCGGCTGGGGGCGATTCTCTCGGCGCTTTCGACCGCGGCCGGGGCGATCACGATCCTGCCAGTGGCGGCGCGCGAGGGGCGCGAGGCGGGCCGGATCATCCTCTCGGCCCGCAAGGGCGCGCGGGCGCCGCTGCGGCTGCTATCCCCCTTTGTCATGCACGCAAATCCGTCACATTCTGGCGATGGCGAGGACCTGACCGAGGCCGCGCAGGCGGTTTTGCGCGAGGGTGCGGCGCTTTCGCCCGCAGGGCCGGATTTTCGGTGA
- a CDS encoding YdcH family protein, which yields MSVESHVQELRRKHQSLSNAIEAAHRSPGTDDLAIAQMKKEKLRLKEEITRLSH from the coding sequence ATGTCGGTTGAATCCCATGTGCAGGAGCTTCGCCGCAAACATCAGTCACTTTCGAACGCCATTGAGGCCGCGCATCGCAGCCCCGGCACGGATGACCTCGCCATCGCCCAGATGAAGAAGGAAAAACTTCGCCTCAAGGAAGAGATCACACGCCTGTCGCATTAG
- a CDS encoding DUF2007 domain-containing protein has translation MKELLRTTDPLLITRVADLLAAEGIQSFPLDQHMSVLEGSLGILPRRLMVADRDLFMARAILRDNRIHHD, from the coding sequence ATGAAAGAGCTTCTGCGCACCACCGACCCGCTTCTGATCACCCGCGTCGCCGATCTGCTGGCGGCCGAGGGCATCCAGTCGTTCCCGCTGGACCAGCACATGAGCGTGCTGGAAGGCTCGCTGGGCATCCTGCCGCGGCGGCTGATGGTGGCGGATCGCGACCTGTTCATGGCGCGCGCCATCCTGCGCGACAACCGCATCCATCATGACTGA
- a CDS encoding polyprenyl synthetase family protein yields the protein MGMNENVSKPLDRLSAELAGDMDRVNALIRDRMASRHAPRIPEVTAHLVEAGGKRLRPMLVLAAARLCGYQGDSHLLLATAVEFIHTATLLHDDVVDESRQRRGRPTANLLWDNKSSVLVGDYLFARSFQLVADTGSMQVMRILANASATIAEGEVLQLTAAQDIATTEDTYIQIVRGKTAALFSAATEAGAVVAGADPAVQQALFDYGDALGIAFQIVDDLLDYGGSTTTIGKNVGDDFRERKLTLPVIKAIAHADADERTFWERTIGQGQQEEADLATALEILRRREALAAARADAIAWAERAKAALAPAPALPLRAILSDLADFVVSRLS from the coding sequence ATGGGCATGAACGAAAACGTCTCCAAGCCGCTCGACCGGCTTTCGGCCGAACTTGCCGGGGATATGGACCGGGTGAACGCGCTGATCCGCGACCGCATGGCCAGCCGCCATGCGCCCCGCATTCCCGAAGTGACCGCGCATCTGGTCGAGGCCGGCGGCAAGCGGCTGCGGCCGATGCTGGTGCTGGCCGCGGCAAGGCTCTGCGGCTATCAGGGCGACAGCCATCTGCTGCTGGCCACCGCGGTCGAGTTCATCCATACCGCGACGCTTCTGCACGACGACGTGGTCGACGAAAGCCGGCAGCGCCGCGGCCGGCCGACCGCCAACCTGCTGTGGGACAACAAGTCCAGCGTGCTGGTCGGCGACTACCTGTTCGCGCGCAGCTTCCAGCTGGTGGCCGATACCGGCAGCATGCAGGTCATGCGCATCCTGGCCAATGCCAGCGCCACCATCGCCGAGGGCGAGGTGCTGCAGCTGACTGCCGCCCAGGACATCGCCACGACCGAGGACACCTATATCCAGATCGTGCGCGGCAAGACGGCGGCGCTGTTTTCCGCCGCGACCGAAGCGGGGGCGGTGGTGGCTGGCGCCGATCCGGCGGTGCAGCAGGCGCTGTTCGATTACGGCGACGCGCTGGGGATCGCCTTCCAGATCGTCGACGACCTTCTGGATTACGGCGGCTCGACCACCACCATCGGCAAGAATGTCGGCGACGATTTCCGCGAACGCAAGCTGACCCTGCCGGTGATCAAGGCCATCGCCCACGCCGACGCCGATGAGCGCACCTTCTGGGAGCGCACCATCGGCCAGGGCCAGCAGGAGGAGGCCGACCTGGCCACCGCGCTGGAGATCCTGCGTCGCCGCGAGGCGCTGGCCGCGGCGCGCGCCGATGCCATCGCCTGGGCGGAACGCGCCAAGGCGGCGCTGGCCCCGGCGCCCGCTCTGCCGCTGCGGGCGATCCTGTCCGACCTCGCGGATTTCGTGGTCTCGCGGCTGTCCTGA